Below is a window of Roseivirga misakiensis DNA.
CCCATCGCGGTAGTTCTAAAGCCTATTCTGTAATCATCGGCACCGACCCAAGAAATTGTGAGCAGCCTTGGAGTAATTCCAACAAACCAGCCGTCTTTGTTATCTTGAGTTGTCCCTGTTTTGCCTGCTATATCATTTTTCAAACCATATTTCCAGCGTAATCGAGTTGCAGTTCCCTCATTAACAACACCTTTCATCATTTCTAACATCGCTAGCCTTGTGCTTTCCGAGAAAACAGGTTCTTCAGCTACTTTTGGTTGAAATTCGGCCAAGACCTCGCCATTACTATTCTCAATTCGTTTGATAAAGTAGGGTGTAGAAGGTTTACCCATATTTAGGAAGCTCGTATAGGCTTTAGCCAATTCCATAATCGAAATACTGGCCGTACCTAAGGCGATTGAAGGGACTTGAGGTATTTCGGATTCAATCCCCATTCGTTCAGCCAAGTCAATTACATTTTCGATACCGCCGTCTTCCATTACTTTCACCGCCACCGTATTGACCGAATTTGCTAATGCAGACTTCATCGCGTAGCGTTTGTCGTAGTCTGGCGTGCCTGAGTTTACAGGCGTCCAATTATTATAATTTGTATAAGTTACCTGTCGCGCGGAGTAGAATTTGCACGGTTCTATGCCTTGTTCCAGGGCTGTTGCATAAACTACCGGTTTAAAAGTAGAACCCACTTGCCTTTTACTTTGTGAGACATGATCGTATTGAAAGTGCTCATAATCTATTCCCCCAATCCAAGCCTTAATTTCTCCCGCAAAAGGATCTACGGACAGTACACCCGCATTTAGAAACTTGGTATAATGTCTAATACTATCAAGGGCGCTTGCTTTTACCAGTTTTTTCCCTGCCCAATCCCACAATTCAATATTATGTTTTACACTTAAAGAATCCTGTATTGCCTTTTCAGATAATCCTTTATCCTTAAGTTTTTTGTAGACGTTCGATTTGTAAACGGCATCTTTTAAAATGTCTTTATTTCTGTACCATGGGGCTTGTTGACCATAGCTCTGTTCAAAGTCCGATTGCAACTGAGTCAGATGTTCGGTCAGCGATTCCTCTGCCAGTTTTTGCATGCCATAATCCAGTGTAGTATAAACCTTTAGTCCGCTGGTGTATAGATTATAATTGGTTCCAACTGAGTCATTATAATCTTTCAACCACGACTGTACCTTTTTTCGGAGATTGGCTCTGAAATAAGCTGCTGTACCTTGATTATGGCTGTAGGGAGTATAACTCAATTCCAATGGCGTATTGGACGCTATTTGGTACTGCTCTTCGGTCAAGTAGCCGTATTTTTTCATTTGGTTCATTACCACATTGCGCCTGAGTTTCGATCTCTCTGGAAATAGGCGAGGGTTGTAGCTATGGGAGGCTTTCAGCATGCCGACGATGACTGCTGACTCTTCTAATGTTAATTCTTGAGCGGTTTTACTGAAAAACTTTTCGGCAGCACTCTCTATTCCAAAGGTATTATCACCAAAAGGAACTGTGTTTAGGTATAGAGTAATGACTTCTTCTTTACTATAAATTTTCTCAAGCCGGACGGCCAAAATAGATTCTCGAGTTTTAGATACTGGCATTGAAAATATGCCATGATCTTGACGTGGGTATAAGTTTTTTATGAGTTGTTGCGAAATTGTACTTCCACCTCCAGAAGATTCATTTCTCAATAGGATAGTCTTGAAAATCACCCTAAGTAGGCTGCGTCTATCTACGCCGTTATGTTCGTAGAAGCGCGCGTCTTCCGTGGCTACGAGCGCGTCAATTAAATGCTTGGGAATCTCTTCAAAGTCGATCGGCTGACGGTCAAATATGAAGTATTTGCCTAGAAGTTCGCCATCGGCAGCAAAGATTTCAGTAGCCTCACTTTGGCGAATGTCAGAAAGCTGTTCTTTTGTTGCTAAAGGCTCCCAAAAGCCCCAATAAACACTGAAATAAAACCCGATCAAGCCCGTAATTAGGACAAGAGAGATGCCCAAAAGCCATTTGAGTATCTTTTTTCGTTTAGGTTTTACTTTGGTCATGTGGGTAGCTAGATAACGTGATGCGAAGGTGCTTCTTATAAGTTAATATAGAAAATAATCTTCTGCACTTTCTTCATTGAAAAAGCTGTGTTTTGTAGTTCAAATTTGAGAACATTGTATGTGCAGCAATCGAGTATATTTCTGAACCGCCAAGAAGCGATCGATTTGGTAGAAAAACTCAAAATGAGTGATTACCAAGCTGGTTATGATTTTGATAAACATCAATTTCTTTTCACCAATACTGCAACTGAATTCAAGTTAAGGTTACCCATTACCATTAAAGTAAATGAGGGTAATATTGATCCAGATTATCAGGTAAAATACTTAATGCTTTTAGTGCAGACAGGTAGCGCAGCAGTCGGTGTTTTTGAAGGAGAAACTTGTCTTGAACACAAGGTGCTATCGGCCTATATGGTGCGTAAAAAACAAGGAAAGAGTCAGCTGAAGCACTTAAAGACTAAAGGTAAATCTCGAGCGGGTTCTAGGGTGCGTTTGGCCAAGACCCTTATCTTCTTTGAACAGATAAATGAACGTATTACCCGACATATCAAAGAAAATGAATTCGATAGGATAGCTTTCAGTTGCTCTAAAATCCTAATGCCTCATTTGTTCAATTCTAAGGTGCCAACTCCATTTGATAGAAAAGATGAGAGGATTTATAAGATTCCTAAACACTTACATCAACCCAACTTTGAGGTGATGCTAGGCATGCAACGCTTTTTAAACAAAGCTGAGCTTATTGGTACTCCAGAATCTTTGGAATCTCTAGGGTTTGAGAGGTAATCCTATTGCTATTTATGATGATCAGCGGCGTAAGCTGCAGCACCAATAATCCCCGAATTATTCTCCTTTTCCCCAACAACAAACGGGGTTTTGATAGTAATCTGATCTCTGAATTTATGGATGTGTT
It encodes the following:
- a CDS encoding transglycosylase domain-containing protein; this encodes MTKVKPKRKKILKWLLGISLVLITGLIGFYFSVYWGFWEPLATKEQLSDIRQSEATEIFAADGELLGKYFIFDRQPIDFEEIPKHLIDALVATEDARFYEHNGVDRRSLLRVIFKTILLRNESSGGGSTISQQLIKNLYPRQDHGIFSMPVSKTRESILAVRLEKIYSKEEVITLYLNTVPFGDNTFGIESAAEKFFSKTAQELTLEESAVIVGMLKASHSYNPRLFPERSKLRRNVVMNQMKKYGYLTEEQYQIASNTPLELSYTPYSHNQGTAAYFRANLRKKVQSWLKDYNDSVGTNYNLYTSGLKVYTTLDYGMQKLAEESLTEHLTQLQSDFEQSYGQQAPWYRNKDILKDAVYKSNVYKKLKDKGLSEKAIQDSLSVKHNIELWDWAGKKLVKASALDSIRHYTKFLNAGVLSVDPFAGEIKAWIGGIDYEHFQYDHVSQSKRQVGSTFKPVVYATALEQGIEPCKFYSARQVTYTNYNNWTPVNSGTPDYDKRYAMKSALANSVNTVAVKVMEDGGIENVIDLAERMGIESEIPQVPSIALGTASISIMELAKAYTSFLNMGKPSTPYFIKRIENSNGEVLAEFQPKVAEEPVFSESTRLAMLEMMKGVVNEGTATRLRWKYGLKNDIAGKTGTTQDNKDGWFVGITPRLLTISWVGADDYRIGFRTTAMGQGANSALPIFGLLQQKMIAQGGFERYTDAQFPPPSIAIQNMMSCATEKKTGVLNRVFVNNSKPKVTEFDYTPETAEPKKKEGILKKIGNIFKRKDKKKKKKRGS